GATGCCACAAATGGGTTGTGATACTGCCAGTCGTCATAATGGGTTTATTCTGCAGACTGGTTGTGGTGCCATAAGAGACCATCACTACCGGTTATAACACAGAGAGCTGCGCAAGACCATGTAACACAACCCGGTTCATGTTTAAACCCTACTGTATCACCTCTGTACCAGTTCGCAACTGTATAGCGACTTCAGCAGGCTGACAGGCTCTAAAAACACATTCAATATTTAGCAATAAATTATGTTTTAGTTTTCTGAATAGAAATTTTGTAGGGCTGTTTTTTGATTCTATGGTCAATTGCTTTGCATTTTTAGACTTGAAGATCGCTTACTTGTTCACTTGAAATTAAAGGTACATCACCAATGGTTTTCTTTGTTTGTACCTAGAAACCCTAGTGTTGCTCTATTGACGAGCTAGTGTTTGCTATCTTGAGTAGCATTTGGCTTCATTGAAAGTTCCAAGTGGATAAAGAGACTGACGGCACTCCGATTTACACTCTTACTCTTGTCCAGAGTGCATCAATAATACTTGTGCACCCATTCATCACATGCATGCATGAGACGCCAATGCACCCCAATTTAATGTGGCTTGGAGATAGACGGACTGAGAATGATGAGCAGTGGTCACCGGATAAAATGTGCAGAGTACTGTTACTAGGAacactactggagacggcctctttgccgagggcctgaggccctcggcaaagacccattaaccctcggcaaaggctttgccgagggcggccctcggcaaagagctctcggggaattttgagtcggcgaagagggtctttgccgagggccctttatcgggcactcggcaaagcctttgccgagggctggagcggcactcggcgaagaaaagcagccgtcacggcgccggcgcaTGGGatggagtctttgccgagggccgtctccgggggcctcggcaaagaattatttttttttttgaaaaatctttgccgagggcctccaaccatgggcatcggcaaagaaatgttgcagaatttttccaaaaaatttttgccgagggcaatgggacggccctcggcaaagaattattctttttttttgaaaaatctttacCGAGGGCTTCCCCGCAGGCCCTCAgcaaagaaattttaatttttttaaaaaaagtctttgccgagggcctccaaccatggccctcggcaaagaaatgttccaGAAATTTTCCAATGAATCTTtaccgagggcaatgggacggccctcggcaaaggacccttctttgccgagggcctttgtcattgccctcggcaaagaggcagaaatttaatttttttttgttttttgcattccatcgacacaagcctttcatatatatatacatatatatatcaaccatcacatatatatatatcacacagaactcattttctcacaatatatcacaatcataattgtgaaccacaaatcacaatatattacaagtcacatgtttattacgacaagttcatgaaatccaagcagaagtcagaaccataaaccacaaatattacaataaagtccaaccacatcacctagcactagtcctcatcaaggtagcctatgagacggtggtgaaggaaaggcgggatcacccggtgacgcactaccgGGATGATTGGAACCCacggacggaggctgcacaaaggagcagagattgcatgtgtgagtaatccggaaaaacagttttgaaacttagagattgcatctagtaatctaggaatacaaaaagattagactcaattgaaaatttcggcagcagctcccctgcacggggaggtttccaaaacctgcaagaaacaacggcacgaacgccgacatccacaacggcacgaacgccgacatccacaacggcaaagcacaagcgaaaagtgaattttcatacttacaggagtagctgtaggagtaggaggtggaggagctgaaaactgcacaggtacacccgatgcttgcccaagactttgcatgatcaccatcatctccgccatctgcttctgcgcagcctcgaacgcgacctgctgggcctgcagctgtgcggtcggttccgcgttctgctcttgactttgcctttttgtttcttgcagctcggctgcaatatttcactccaatgtttacCTAAGTTGTTATCATTACACTAAATATATAGCTAAGTACGTAGCTTTTACGTATTTGAAGTAGCATGACTACATCTGTAAAGGAAAGGACATGCCATTAACTAATCTTTTGGGGTTACTTTATAACACCACACGTAAAAGGCTAAATATGGTGGTTTGTTGTTTTTGTGGAAGTAATAGCTAAACATTATCAATGCCTGGAAAGAGCAATTTCAATAAAAAAAATGTGTACCTTTTCTAAAGCCTTCACGTTTTTGCGCCATTTCCGGCCCTTGTTCCcacttctttcttcttggtgaagagcTTCAGCCGCTTTTTTCAACTCCCTGGCCTTCTTTCCCAATTCAGTTGCTTCCTGCTGGGCACATGTTTAACCTCGAGGAAGCATTGATATCCAAATAATTACTAGCAACAGAAAGATTGATCACAAGTGAGGCAAGCATCCTTTATGATCAAAATGGTGTACATGAGAATGTAGGCCCACCTTTATATATTGTGAGCGTGTAATTACAGCTTTTGGACGCCGGATAAATGAGAATATAAGTCCCAATGGAAGGCAGGCAATTCCGACACCACCAAATATCTACCAAACAAAAGTATAGTCAGCGAAATGGAAGAAAAAAAATGCAGAAAGATGACAGCATGATTACAGGTTACAGCAGTACTAAATGGTGGGGAGAGCACAGTGTTCATATTTCAGATTCAACTTACcatatctaaaaaaatatggcaaatttgatcaaagcAATACATATAAAAAATGACCATAACACAAGCCATTAAGTTTAAACTAAACTCACCGTGAAAAACACAGATCCAACGATTGTAGTAAGAGCAACCACATATTCAGGGAAGGTAGCACGCATTGTCCAAGTTGTTTGCGAGTTAGCCGGTGCAGTAGAAGCCGCACACTGAAAATAGATGGAGTCAGAGACTAGTACTCGTTCAGTGAAACGTAAAGACAGAGAGCAGAAACAGACTAAAAGTCATCAATAACGAAAAGGGTAATTCCATATTTCCATCAATGACTAACCACACGAGGCAATTGACTAAAGCAAGGCTGGCCACTTGAGAGTCCAGAAAATGAGTTTGGAAATGTCTGGACCGTTGAAGATAGGTGCCTGACAGTGAAGTCCACTTTACCAACAAGTCCTGAAGCGACAAAATGGAGATGGGATCAGCCTACTTAGGTAAACACACACCATCACGAGACTGAAAAGGTTCGACATTGCAGAAACTTAGGAACTTGATGATATCTTGTGATCACTAGATGACATAAAATTTTAGCCGTAAACATCTCATGTTGTTAATGGTCAGTAATTTGTGCAATAGGATCTGTATAGAATAGAGGGTAAATAAGGCATACCCATTCTATGCAATGTAACTATCAAAAAAGCAGTACAGTTTTCTCCCATAGTCATATATGACTGTAATGTAAAACCAAAGGAGACAAACTAATCTTTTGTTGTGTAAACTAAATACACATATACACAGTAGAAAGAAATCTAAACTAAGCTCATGAAGCACAGGAAGAACCATCCACGGAGGGGCAGCAACAAGGGGAACTGAATTTCGGATCTGTGCAGTTGTAGCGATACAAGATTGGTAACTCAAGAAAAAAAGAAGGGTCAGAGCTCAAAGCTGTCGCTTGAATTCGAACCCAAATGCAGGGACACGCTCGAATCCACCACAAGATTCGGGCAAAAGATGCCACATTTTTTTGAACTGAACTACACTAAAATGCTAGTAGTATTCAGAATCTCACTCCAATCCTGGAGGGAGGGGTGAGGAGAGCAATGGGGGGAGCAGGTTACTTGTCCTGGTCGCCCTCGTAGTAGAACATGGCGAAGGGTATGACGAGGAAGACGAAGACTGCGTCGACGATGTAGACGACGAGCCAGAGCGTCTTCATGGGGAGCGTGAGGTTGCAAGCCCCGTTGTGGACGGCCTTGCGGCAGGCCTGGCGGTTGGCGACGTCGGCAGGGAGCATGAGGATGGAGAGGACGGCGACGGTGAGGCCGAGCACGACGACGAGCTTGGGGAAGTAGGCCTGGTTGGCGTCGTCGGGGTGCTGGTAGTTGACGAGCAGGTAGACGCTGACGAGCAGCACCAGCACGCTCACCACCGCCGCCACAATCACCAGCGCCAC
The sequence above is drawn from the Miscanthus floridulus cultivar M001 chromosome 15, ASM1932011v1, whole genome shotgun sequence genome and encodes:
- the LOC136507809 gene encoding LIMR family protein Os06g0128200-like, whose product is MGDFNVALVIVAAVVSVLVLLVSVYLLVNYQHPDDANQAYFPKLVVVLGLTVAVLSILMLPADVANRQACRKAVHNGACNLTLPMKTLWLVVYIVDAVFVFLVIPFAMFYYEGDQDK